TTGAGGAAAATTGCGCCTTTTTCACTTTTTCCGAACTTTTTACCGGATGCAGTTGTAATCAGCGGGAAGGTCAGAGCATATCCTTCCTCACCATCTTTACGGCGGATAAGTTCGCAACCGGAGGTAATGTTACCCCACTGGTCGCCACCGCCGATCTGGAGACGGCATCCATATTCCTTGAATAAATGGTAAAAATCATATCCCTGAAGAATCATATAGCTGAATTCTGTAAATGAAATACCAACTTCTTCACGACCGATACGCCCTTTAATGGATTCTTTGCCCATCATCCAGTTAACGGTATAATGCTTGCCGATATCTCTAAGAAATTCGATAGTTGTCATATTCTTTGTCCAGTCATAGTTATTGACAACTTCAGGTTTATCGCCTGTATTTCTTTCGCAGAATATTTCGATCTGTTCTTTTATTTTGGCAGCTCTTGATTCGAGCAGTTCTTCATCTGCCAACTCACGTTCCTTATCCTTTCCGCTCGGGTCACCGATACGTCCGGTAGCTCCACCCAGAAGAAAAAGGGGATTATGGCCGGCTCTTTTCATCCTGACGAGAGACAACAGCGGCACCAGATTTCCGATATGCAGACTGTCGGCGGTGGGGTCAAAACCGCAATACATATACTGACCGGGCTTGGAAAGGTATTCACGCACCTTCTCTTCGTCAGAAACCTGATTAATCAGTCCGCGCCATTTAAATTCATCAAAAATATTCATTTTGACCTCGTTAATAAATTGCCTCTCGGGCTTTTCTTTTTGTTTTACAAAATAACCGCTTTCAAGCCCGAATCTGCATCAGGCTGAAACACGGTCAGATCAAAGCTCATCCATATTCCAGGCAGAAACAGATAACGCCCTGCCGGTATCTTCGTCAATTTCCATGAGCGCACCGCTTAATCTGACAGGACCGTCAGCAACATACCATTTTTGCGGAAGCCCGGTTATAAACCTTTTGATTACAGGTTCGGGAGCAAGTCCCAGACAGGAATCAACAGGGCCGCACATTCCAGCATCCGTTATATAAGCGCACCTCTTCTCCAGAAGACAGGCGTCGTTGGTCTGCACATGGGTATG
The sequence above is drawn from the Maridesulfovibrio bastinii DSM 16055 genome and encodes:
- the tyrS gene encoding tyrosine--tRNA ligase, yielding MNIFDEFKWRGLINQVSDEEKVREYLSKPGQYMYCGFDPTADSLHIGNLVPLLSLVRMKRAGHNPLFLLGGATGRIGDPSGKDKERELADEELLESRAAKIKEQIEIFCERNTGDKPEVVNNYDWTKNMTTIEFLRDIGKHYTVNWMMGKESIKGRIGREEVGISFTEFSYMILQGYDFYHLFKEYGCRLQIGGGDQWGNITSGCELIRRKDGEEGYALTFPLITTASGKKFGKSEKGAIFLNAERTSPYTFYQFWINTDDRDVINFLKYFTFLTEEEIAELEKSLAESPHLREAQKRLAAETTTMIHGQEELDKVLAATAALFGKGDIKSVDAKTLREAMEAAPVKEYAAGELPDIPQILVDMGLSKSKGQARKDISGGGFYINNERVDDPAYVPADTDFIGNEVMLLRKGKKNYGLVTLK